A single genomic interval of Hyphomicrobium methylovorum harbors:
- a CDS encoding metallophosphoesterase: MFSRRDALKMIAALGLGSTALSSYAVAESFGGSVTHYSLTPPGWTPGLSLRLAVIADIHACDPWMSVARIDRIVEQTNALGADAILLLGDYVVGRRLGKLSTAISAGSWATSLANLKAPLGVHAVLGNHDWWDQLEVQKRRSGPTRAGLALKAVGIPVYENDVLRLEKNGKAFWLAGLGDQWAFWPRRSDYDDFVRGGKVGYIGVDDLPGTLAKITDDAPVVLMAHEPDIFPRVPERVSLTVSGHTHGGQVRIFGYTPVVPSRFGSRYAYGHKVEDGRNLIVSGGLGCSSLPLRFGSPPEIVVIDLGQEGNGTA, from the coding sequence GTGTTCAGCCGTCGCGATGCGCTCAAGATGATTGCCGCGCTGGGCCTGGGGTCCACGGCGCTCAGCAGCTATGCCGTGGCCGAGTCGTTCGGAGGCAGCGTTACCCACTACAGCTTGACGCCGCCGGGATGGACACCCGGCCTCTCGCTTCGTCTCGCGGTTATTGCCGATATTCATGCGTGCGATCCGTGGATGTCGGTCGCGCGGATCGATCGCATCGTCGAGCAAACGAATGCGCTGGGTGCAGACGCTATTTTGCTGCTCGGCGATTACGTCGTCGGCCGAAGGCTCGGCAAACTGTCGACAGCAATCAGTGCAGGAAGCTGGGCGACATCGCTCGCCAATCTCAAAGCTCCGCTCGGTGTTCATGCAGTGCTCGGCAATCATGATTGGTGGGATCAGCTTGAGGTCCAAAAGCGGCGCAGCGGGCCGACGCGTGCCGGATTGGCGCTGAAAGCCGTTGGGATTCCCGTTTACGAGAACGACGTCTTGCGGCTCGAAAAGAACGGTAAGGCGTTCTGGCTCGCGGGGCTCGGCGATCAATGGGCGTTCTGGCCGCGACGGTCGGACTATGACGATTTCGTTCGCGGTGGGAAAGTCGGCTATATCGGCGTGGACGATCTGCCGGGAACGCTTGCGAAGATAACGGATGATGCGCCTGTCGTGCTGATGGCGCACGAGCCCGATATATTTCCACGCGTTCCTGAGCGCGTCTCACTGACGGTATCTGGGCATACGCACGGCGGGCAGGTTCGGATTTTCGGTTATACGCCGGTTGTGCCGTCTCGGTTCGGGTCTCGGTATGCGTATGGCCACAAGGTCGAGGACGGACGCAATCTCATCGTCTCGGGCGGCCTTGGATGCTCGTCGCTGCCGCTGAGGTTCGGTTCGCCACCGGAAATCGTCGTCATAGATCTTGGTCAGGAAGGTAACGGTACAGCGTGA
- the ybgC gene encoding tol-pal system-associated acyl-CoA thioesterase, producing MKWPDLAGRIVNDEHGQGHVLPVRVYFEDTDAGGVVYHASYVRFAERGRTDFLRLLGTDARQLIDGSDSREPAAFLVRRMSFDFFRPARMDDLLEVETRVKELGGASVTLIQTIRRGETRLVEAEVTVVLVAISGKPLRLSQAVRSAFLKHTQNN from the coding sequence ATGAAATGGCCCGATCTGGCGGGTCGCATCGTGAACGACGAACACGGGCAAGGGCATGTGCTGCCGGTTCGGGTTTACTTCGAAGACACCGATGCGGGCGGGGTCGTCTATCACGCGTCATATGTGCGGTTCGCCGAGCGCGGGCGGACGGATTTCCTGCGTCTTCTCGGTACGGACGCTCGGCAGTTGATCGACGGCTCCGATAGCCGAGAGCCCGCGGCGTTCCTGGTTCGCCGCATGTCGTTCGATTTTTTCCGGCCCGCGCGAATGGATGATCTGCTGGAAGTCGAAACGCGGGTGAAGGAACTCGGCGGCGCAAGCGTAACGCTCATTCAGACGATCCGAAGGGGCGAAACGCGTCTCGTCGAAGCCGAGGTGACGGTGGTTCTTGTGGCGATCTCGGGAAAACCTCTCAGGCTCAGCCAAGCGGTGCGGAGCGCGTTTCTCAAGCACACTCAAAATAATTGA
- the ruvB gene encoding Holliday junction branch migration DNA helicase RuvB codes for MTDRLVSSARKEVDAFEATIRPQSLDEFIGQEQARANLRVFIQAARGRGDALDHVLFAGPPGLGKTTLAQIMSKELGVGFRATSGPVISKAGDLAALLTNLEERDVLFIDEIHRLNPAVEEILYPAMEDFQLDLMIGEGPAARSVRIDLPKFTLVGATTRAGLLTNPLRDRFGIPVRLNFYSIDELEEVVARGARVLGAPMSSDGAREIAKRSRGTPRIAGRLLRRVRDFATVDGASVVNAAVADRALKMLEVDGEGLDALDHRYLACILRNYEGGPVGIETLAAALSEPRDALEEIVEPYLLQQGFIGRTPRGRVLTLKAYRHLGVNRPVGSPTPELPIFDGDDGEA; via the coding sequence ATGACCGACCGGCTCGTCAGTAGCGCGCGCAAGGAGGTGGACGCCTTCGAGGCGACGATCCGCCCGCAGTCGCTCGACGAATTCATCGGACAGGAGCAGGCGCGAGCGAACCTTCGCGTCTTCATCCAGGCGGCGCGCGGCCGGGGTGATGCGCTGGATCACGTGCTGTTCGCCGGACCGCCAGGGCTCGGCAAGACGACGCTGGCGCAGATCATGTCGAAGGAACTCGGCGTCGGGTTCCGCGCAACGTCGGGGCCTGTCATCTCGAAGGCGGGCGATCTCGCGGCGTTGCTGACCAATCTCGAAGAGCGCGATGTTCTTTTCATCGACGAAATTCATCGGCTCAATCCGGCAGTCGAAGAAATCCTCTATCCGGCGATGGAAGATTTTCAGCTGGACCTGATGATCGGAGAAGGTCCGGCGGCGCGCTCCGTTCGCATCGATTTGCCGAAATTCACGCTGGTTGGGGCAACGACCCGCGCAGGGCTTCTGACGAACCCTCTGCGTGACCGGTTCGGAATTCCTGTGCGGCTCAATTTTTATTCGATCGACGAACTGGAAGAGGTCGTTGCACGCGGTGCTCGCGTGCTTGGCGCTCCGATGTCGTCGGACGGCGCGCGAGAGATTGCGAAGCGCTCACGTGGAACGCCGCGGATCGCTGGCCGGCTGCTCAGGCGCGTGCGCGACTTTGCGACTGTCGACGGCGCGAGTGTCGTCAATGCTGCCGTTGCGGACCGTGCGCTCAAGATGCTGGAGGTGGACGGCGAAGGGCTGGACGCGCTCGATCATCGGTATCTCGCTTGCATCCTCAGAAACTATGAGGGTGGGCCAGTCGGCATCGAGACGCTTGCGGCGGCGCTTTCAGAACCGCGCGATGCGCTCGAAGAGATCGTCGAGCCCTATCTTCTGCAGCAGGGTTTCATCGGGCGCACGCCGCGTGGCCGCGTGCTGACTCTCAAGGCGTACCGGCATCTCGGCGTTAACCGACCCGTGGGTTCGCCAACCCCTGAGCTGCCGATCTTTGACGGAGATGACGGCGAGGCTTAG
- the ruvA gene encoding Holliday junction branch migration protein RuvA: protein MIGKLKGKVDAIGESFLIVDVHGVGYEVQASTRTLRNLKPGDDVSLTIDTHVREDAIRLFGFQSEFERNWFRTLQSIQGVGAKVALSVLGILSPQDLASAIALGNSAAVEEAPGVGKKLALRIVAELKDKAPALAVAGLHVSGAAGTAQGAGSSAMPPAGLAAAEAISALTNLGYNPAQASAAIAVAARELEGADTAALIKRGLKELAR, encoded by the coding sequence ATGATCGGGAAACTCAAAGGCAAGGTTGACGCCATTGGCGAGAGCTTTCTCATCGTCGATGTTCACGGCGTCGGTTACGAGGTTCAGGCGTCCACGCGGACGCTGCGCAATCTAAAACCGGGCGATGATGTTTCACTGACGATCGACACGCACGTTCGCGAGGATGCGATCCGTCTGTTTGGATTTCAGAGCGAATTCGAGCGGAACTGGTTTCGCACGCTGCAGTCGATTCAGGGTGTGGGTGCGAAGGTGGCGTTGAGCGTGCTCGGCATTCTCAGTCCGCAGGATCTTGCCAGTGCAATTGCGCTCGGGAATTCGGCGGCTGTCGAGGAGGCGCCCGGAGTCGGCAAGAAGCTCGCGCTGCGCATCGTTGCGGAACTGAAGGATAAGGCGCCCGCGCTGGCGGTTGCGGGGCTTCACGTCTCCGGGGCGGCGGGAACGGCACAAGGCGCTGGTTCTAGCGCTATGCCGCCCGCTGGCCTTGCGGCGGCAGAGGCCATCTCGGCCCTCACAAATCTCGGATATAACCCCGCGCAAGCGAGTGCGGCGATCGCGGTAGCGGCGCGCGAACTCGAGGGGGCCGACACGGCCGCGCTGATCAAGCGTGGTCTCAAGGAGCTGGCGCGATAA
- the ruvC gene encoding crossover junction endodeoxyribonuclease RuvC: MNGRTIRIIGIDPGLRRTGWGVVESDGVRLVYVASGVITPPTDDDLAYRLSALFDGITGIIQSFSPSEAAVEETFVNENPRSTLKLGQARGAVLLAPARLGLRVAEYTPNLIKKSVAGTGHAEKRQIQAMIAFLLPKATFESADEADALAIAITHAHHRVSRARAAALRPLKAV, translated from the coding sequence ATGAACGGGCGAACGATTCGAATCATCGGTATTGATCCAGGGCTGAGGCGGACCGGCTGGGGCGTCGTCGAAAGCGACGGCGTGCGGCTGGTTTACGTCGCGTCCGGCGTAATAACGCCGCCGACCGATGACGATCTCGCCTATCGGCTTTCGGCGCTGTTCGACGGCATAACGGGAATAATTCAGAGCTTCAGTCCGTCGGAGGCGGCGGTTGAAGAAACGTTCGTCAACGAAAACCCGCGCTCGACGCTGAAACTTGGTCAGGCACGGGGCGCTGTTCTGCTGGCGCCAGCGCGGCTTGGACTGCGCGTTGCGGAATATACGCCGAACCTCATCAAGAAGTCGGTTGCGGGAACGGGGCATGCTGAGAAACGGCAGATACAAGCGATGATCGCGTTTCTCTTGCCCAAAGCGACGTTCGAGTCTGCAGACGAGGCTGATGCGCTGGCGATCGCGATCACACATGCGCATCACCGCGTCAGCCGTGCGCGGGCTGCCGCGCTCCGGCCGTTGAAGGCGGTTTAG